One genomic window of Corynebacterium sp. sy039 includes the following:
- a CDS encoding type VII secretion-associated protein has protein sequence MATYPANTYDLIEPEEMTPDLIISVIDTATIFERSGADSVYRYDLPASGVTLGWALEAIADQARTMLAAIWSDAEIAVDATAEVAEHLVGYFVERGINAYAAEVIREQELPDTAQSYEEIQRPRKAVQRNIFSWVNPLRLAIIFVVVTVIILSWITLGKETKENTHNSVYEAQAQEDATEQRSGSRISEETKERAKRSKNQEKQQDSGQVVLESEVLLVSLPMGFHWEEKMESGQVDTNQILTATGQDKDLRILLSIEPMHDLSPQQIIDEMRTTIDLDPTLSHTAPLETKRGKEHIGYRESPGDGSTVLWSVWVENASIYSVGCHVRAQETLNISQRATCRMAIESVAPRNA, from the coding sequence ATGGCAACTTATCCAGCAAATACATATGATCTGATTGAACCAGAAGAAATGACACCAGATCTCATCATTAGCGTTATAGATACAGCGACGATTTTTGAGAGATCTGGTGCAGATTCGGTTTATAGATATGACCTACCTGCTAGTGGTGTAACTCTTGGATGGGCTCTCGAAGCTATTGCGGATCAAGCCCGGACGATGCTTGCGGCGATCTGGTCAGACGCAGAGATCGCAGTAGATGCAACTGCAGAAGTCGCTGAGCATCTTGTTGGGTACTTCGTCGAGAGAGGAATAAATGCGTATGCAGCTGAAGTGATAAGGGAACAAGAGCTGCCAGATACGGCTCAATCGTATGAAGAAATACAACGACCGAGAAAAGCAGTACAAAGAAATATCTTTAGCTGGGTCAATCCGCTGAGATTAGCAATTATTTTTGTTGTCGTAACGGTAATTATTCTTTCCTGGATCACCTTAGGCAAAGAGACTAAAGAGAACACTCACAATTCTGTTTACGAAGCTCAAGCACAAGAGGACGCAACAGAGCAGCGCAGTGGCTCAAGAATTAGTGAAGAAACCAAAGAGAGAGCTAAGCGCAGCAAAAATCAAGAAAAACAACAGGATTCAGGGCAAGTGGTGCTTGAATCCGAAGTGCTCCTGGTTAGTTTACCGATGGGTTTTCATTGGGAAGAAAAAATGGAGTCTGGTCAAGTAGATACTAACCAAATTCTTACAGCTACTGGGCAAGATAAAGACTTACGTATTTTGTTATCCATTGAACCGATGCATGATTTATCACCGCAGCAAATAATCGATGAAATGCGCACAACAATTGATCTTGATCCAACTCTGTCGCATACTGCTCCCCTGGAAACAAAGCGGGGTAAGGAACACATTGGGTACCGTGAAAGCCCTGGAGATGGTTCAACGGTGCTATGGTCGGTGTGGGTAGAAAATGCGTCGATCTACTCCGTGGGATGCCATGTACGAGCTCAAGAAACACTCAATATCTCTCAACGGGCAACGTGTCGGATGGCGATTGAGAGTGTGGCACCTAGAAATGCATGA
- the eccD gene encoding type VII secretion integral membrane protein EccD: MISADHYLRAHIRFNLGTDIEAIRKGHDCALPASSSLAEALPEILRLCDALESSTQWQAHTASGKPIDLFTPLVHTGLEHGAIIVLSPQEQYFSPISKDAAEALADYAQTISTAHLQHTLVTALYGGFLAFALFVFLLPIPIAPFSRLLAVGLCGLSLCSWKHTSSLLTFSCLSTAIGVFSILIQEKIFLISAPHAGLAVLLASLSALLCIGIAIVAGKIHITHAAAVASFFFLMAGSSPAAFLVLSPFDAAPHALPWLRNICALGLGNALITTMYTPNIAMLVAKIRIPRLPSAGQDLSLSDEENTIDDANNCANAIDNAHALVAGITIGTSVFICICALSLSFYADSFSQALTTTLGLALLLHAHRFISAITTWAMWLSGLSCLLSSIHATQFENPISMVAAIIPVLVIICFSLYSLRSKQRDLYFQPTTIVWLERCESLSIAACLPLCAHLAGVFSFIRSLG, from the coding sequence ATGATATCCGCTGATCACTATTTACGAGCGCATATTCGCTTTAATCTCGGTACCGATATTGAGGCAATACGAAAAGGACATGACTGTGCCCTTCCTGCCAGTTCTTCACTAGCAGAGGCACTACCTGAGATTCTTAGGTTATGCGACGCATTGGAATCTTCTACCCAATGGCAAGCACACACTGCAAGCGGGAAGCCTATTGATCTGTTCACCCCCCTTGTTCACACAGGCCTAGAGCACGGAGCAATCATTGTGCTTAGCCCACAAGAACAGTATTTCTCACCTATTTCCAAAGATGCTGCCGAGGCGCTAGCAGATTATGCCCAAACTATAAGCACAGCCCACTTACAACATACCCTTGTGACCGCACTATACGGTGGGTTCCTCGCTTTTGCACTCTTTGTTTTCTTGCTACCTATCCCTATTGCCCCTTTTAGCCGATTACTTGCAGTGGGACTATGCGGCTTATCACTGTGCAGCTGGAAACACACTTCATCACTGTTAACTTTTAGTTGCTTATCGACGGCAATCGGTGTCTTTTCCATTCTTATTCAAGAAAAAATATTTTTGATCAGCGCTCCTCATGCAGGATTGGCAGTACTCCTTGCCTCACTGAGCGCCCTATTATGCATTGGCATTGCTATCGTCGCAGGAAAAATACACATTACCCATGCAGCAGCTGTTGCTAGTTTCTTTTTCCTCATGGCAGGATCTAGTCCTGCAGCTTTTTTAGTGCTCAGTCCGTTCGATGCTGCTCCTCACGCTTTGCCTTGGCTACGCAACATATGCGCTTTGGGGCTTGGGAATGCACTAATAACCACGATGTACACTCCAAATATCGCCATGCTAGTTGCAAAAATACGCATACCTCGTCTTCCTAGTGCTGGTCAGGACTTGTCTCTGAGTGATGAAGAAAACACCATAGACGATGCAAACAATTGTGCCAATGCAATCGATAACGCACACGCATTGGTTGCTGGCATCACTATCGGAACGTCAGTATTTATATGTATTTGTGCACTATCACTTAGTTTCTATGCTGATAGTTTCAGCCAAGCACTAACTACCACGCTCGGTCTTGCCCTTTTACTTCATGCGCATCGTTTTATTAGCGCAATAACCACGTGGGCTATGTGGCTTAGCGGCCTTTCTTGCCTGCTTTCGTCAATTCACGCTACCCAATTCGAGAACCCTATTTCTATGGTTGCCGCAATAATACCAGTGCTAGTGATTATTTGTTTTTCACTATATTCCTTGAGGTCAAAGCAACGAGATCTTTATTTTCAACCCACTACTATTGTGTGGTTAGAACGCTGTGAATCTTTATCAATCGCAGCTTGCTTGCCATTATGCGCGCATTTAGCCGGAGTTTTTTCGTTCATTCGATCTCTCGGATAA
- the eccCa gene encoding type VII secretion protein EccCa, whose product MRLFSRSRNKSKAKNTTHHLKVDTGTSARIRARKRANTPVASEGISQQAYRERHDSFSLSRIVDLDSYTYVNDLPELPSAPIVPEAVPQAAKSQPVSFMRAFMPLIMVVMVIGMVGLMVASGTTINPMMLIFPLMMAMSAIMMFGSTPGEDIDEVRRTYLRHLSALRGKINNNAAAQREHELYHYPAPQHLWLMTEQPRLWAISAHEDRALAIRVGVGMKALCTPLSPKNIGAIEDLDPVCAVGLRRLIRSGETVTQLPIVIQLRAFPIVFLYGAQALDLMRAMIINLTYHHDPQTVAIAVYSTKLQWCKWLPHTYDVDNASYKILILDMDNMSLSSDEIHIVLSGQQWTSVLCFSEKKQNSLFLLKAEDEGLVLCVDEKIRVQTQQGEEEIATADCISHGEAELFARMLTKYRRNDQNESLKNELCSLLGIHECSPKELRRLWFSSERERLAVPIGLDIDGKPLIIDIKESAHGGMGPHGLCVGATGSGKSELLRTLVVAMAAAHSPEQLNFVLVDFKGGATFLGLEKLPHTSAVITNLEEESVLVERMYDAISGELHRRQELLRHAGNYANVGEYTKARETELAHKGHTDLEPLPALFIVVDEFSELLGQHPDFADLFVAVGRLGRSLHIHLLLASQRLDEGRLRGLDSHLSYRIGLKTFSSAESRQVLGIADAYQLPNTPGAGYCKTTSDELIRFQTAYVSGVIETLHKNEQQGDTYDSCNGEVSQTIQKVKLWQNWEDLIISEEQTRIADPHGRTLVDVLVEASTALAKDSGYLARAIWLPPLPKELALAEVKQAQGFLHVNLGIIDRPYHQSQDVFTIAFTGQNGHIAICGGPQTGKTTAVRSLLLGLCLTHTTEDIRFYILDLAGTALAQMCSLPHIAGIAHRYEEEKIRRTVDEVIGLIESPESRHTFLVVDGWHVLNSEYDDMLDKLAYIASDGLAARVHLIVTTPRWSSIRPVVRDLISQRIELKIGEALDSLIDRKAQQKLVALPGRGLTVDGENMLIALSANQDISYIAGKLALQAKVPQLKLLPEKISLNQLQKDMVPENEPQGIVLGLGGQEMEQVCWDHNTHQHLLCFGSQGSGKTTLLSTVIAGICNGDRNISRIVMLDHRRAHLGEIPEEFLAAYSANTAQSEKIISDLVTTLTQRLPPADITPAELMKRTWWTGPELFLLIDDLDMLPDSVMHPLLQLMAHSRDIGLHVVIARKVGGIQRALYQPFLSQIKDQSPMVLILDADKDDGVIFGVRPVHQIPGRAQWVQRGVHMGSIHIACAQDNAMDGVDSEFSDGSHSADQDDSTE is encoded by the coding sequence ATGAGGCTTTTTTCGCGCAGTCGGAACAAAAGTAAAGCAAAAAATACGACGCACCATCTCAAGGTGGATACCGGAACAAGTGCGCGCATAAGAGCACGTAAACGTGCTAATACGCCTGTCGCTTCGGAGGGAATAAGCCAACAAGCATATCGAGAGAGGCACGATTCTTTTTCACTAAGTCGAATTGTAGATCTTGATTCCTACACATATGTTAATGATCTTCCTGAGTTGCCCAGTGCACCTATTGTTCCTGAAGCAGTACCACAGGCAGCAAAGTCTCAACCGGTTTCTTTTATGCGGGCATTTATGCCGTTAATCATGGTCGTCATGGTGATTGGCATGGTAGGGCTTATGGTAGCTTCAGGAACCACGATCAACCCCATGATGCTGATTTTTCCGCTCATGATGGCGATGAGTGCAATTATGATGTTTGGTTCAACTCCCGGCGAAGATATTGATGAAGTTCGCAGAACATATTTGCGCCACCTCAGCGCGTTAAGGGGAAAAATAAATAACAATGCTGCAGCACAACGTGAGCATGAGCTATATCATTATCCTGCGCCACAGCATTTGTGGCTTATGACTGAGCAACCTCGATTATGGGCGATAAGTGCACATGAGGATAGAGCATTGGCAATTCGTGTTGGGGTTGGCATGAAAGCACTGTGTACTCCTCTTTCTCCTAAAAATATAGGAGCCATAGAAGATTTAGATCCGGTATGCGCAGTGGGTTTGCGTAGACTTATCCGGTCTGGTGAAACAGTAACGCAATTGCCAATTGTGATTCAGCTGCGCGCTTTTCCTATAGTGTTTTTGTATGGCGCACAAGCGTTAGATCTCATGCGGGCAATGATCATCAATCTCACTTATCACCATGATCCGCAAACGGTAGCTATAGCGGTATATAGCACTAAGTTGCAGTGGTGCAAATGGTTGCCGCATACCTATGATGTTGATAATGCGAGCTATAAAATTTTGATTTTGGACATGGACAATATGTCTTTATCCTCGGACGAAATACATATAGTTCTCTCTGGGCAACAGTGGACTAGTGTCTTATGTTTTAGTGAAAAGAAACAAAATTCTTTATTTTTGCTTAAAGCAGAAGATGAAGGATTGGTGTTGTGCGTTGATGAAAAAATAAGGGTGCAAACGCAACAGGGGGAAGAGGAAATTGCTACAGCAGATTGTATATCTCATGGTGAGGCTGAACTTTTTGCGCGGATGCTAACAAAATATCGGCGTAATGATCAAAACGAAAGTCTAAAAAACGAGTTATGTTCTTTGTTGGGGATACATGAATGCTCCCCAAAGGAACTTCGCAGGTTGTGGTTCTCTTCTGAACGGGAGCGGTTAGCTGTACCTATTGGTCTGGATATTGATGGAAAACCTCTCATCATTGATATTAAAGAATCAGCGCATGGTGGAATGGGACCACATGGTTTATGCGTAGGGGCAACTGGTTCAGGAAAATCTGAGTTGCTGAGGACACTGGTTGTTGCAATGGCTGCAGCTCATAGTCCAGAACAGCTTAATTTTGTTCTCGTTGATTTTAAGGGGGGAGCTACATTCTTAGGCTTAGAAAAACTGCCTCATACTTCGGCGGTTATCACAAACCTTGAAGAAGAATCAGTCTTGGTTGAGCGTATGTATGACGCTATTTCTGGCGAGTTGCATCGACGGCAAGAATTGCTGCGTCATGCTGGCAACTATGCCAATGTCGGTGAATATACCAAGGCTCGAGAAACAGAACTCGCGCACAAAGGCCATACAGATTTAGAACCGCTTCCGGCATTGTTTATTGTGGTTGATGAATTTTCTGAACTATTGGGTCAGCATCCAGATTTTGCGGATCTATTCGTTGCTGTGGGCAGACTAGGGCGATCATTACATATACATCTTTTGCTAGCTTCGCAGCGTCTTGATGAAGGAAGATTGCGTGGTCTTGATTCTCACTTGAGTTATCGGATTGGCTTAAAGACGTTTTCTAGTGCGGAATCTCGTCAAGTGCTTGGCATTGCAGATGCCTATCAACTTCCTAATACACCTGGAGCAGGGTACTGTAAAACAACTTCTGATGAGTTGATACGATTTCAGACTGCCTATGTATCTGGGGTAATTGAAACTCTGCACAAGAATGAACAGCAGGGTGATACTTATGATTCATGCAACGGTGAAGTATCGCAAACAATACAGAAAGTAAAACTATGGCAAAATTGGGAAGACCTCATAATATCTGAAGAACAGACTCGTATCGCGGATCCTCATGGAAGAACGCTTGTCGACGTTCTTGTTGAGGCAAGTACCGCTTTGGCAAAGGACTCTGGATACTTAGCTCGTGCCATTTGGTTGCCGCCATTGCCAAAAGAATTAGCACTTGCTGAGGTGAAACAAGCACAAGGATTTTTGCACGTAAATCTGGGAATTATTGATCGCCCATACCATCAGAGTCAAGATGTTTTTACTATTGCGTTTACGGGACAAAATGGGCATATAGCCATCTGTGGAGGGCCGCAGACTGGGAAAACCACTGCAGTGCGTAGTCTGCTACTTGGGTTATGTCTGACGCATACTACAGAGGATATACGATTCTATATTCTCGACTTAGCCGGCACAGCTTTAGCTCAAATGTGCTCTCTACCGCATATTGCGGGCATAGCGCATCGTTATGAAGAAGAAAAGATCAGAAGGACAGTCGATGAAGTCATTGGTTTGATTGAGTCACCTGAATCTCGTCATACATTCCTAGTAGTAGATGGTTGGCATGTACTCAATAGTGAGTATGATGACATGCTTGACAAACTAGCCTATATTGCTTCCGACGGATTGGCAGCTCGGGTACATTTGATTGTTACGACACCACGGTGGAGCAGTATTCGACCTGTTGTGCGGGATCTTATTTCTCAGCGTATAGAACTTAAAATAGGCGAAGCACTAGATTCTCTCATTGACCGAAAAGCGCAACAAAAATTGGTAGCTCTACCTGGAAGAGGTCTTACAGTTGATGGGGAAAATATGCTTATAGCACTTTCTGCTAATCAGGATATTAGTTATATCGCAGGAAAACTTGCTCTGCAGGCAAAAGTACCTCAGCTTAAACTACTTCCAGAAAAAATTTCACTGAACCAATTACAAAAAGATATGGTTCCGGAAAATGAACCACAAGGTATTGTGCTTGGTCTAGGTGGGCAAGAAATGGAGCAGGTTTGTTGGGACCACAATACTCATCAGCACCTATTATGTTTTGGCTCTCAGGGATCTGGAAAAACCACATTGCTATCTACAGTGATAGCAGGGATTTGTAATGGCGATAGGAACATATCGCGTATCGTTATGCTAGATCATCGACGTGCTCACCTGGGAGAAATTCCTGAAGAGTTTTTAGCTGCTTATTCTGCTAATACTGCTCAATCAGAAAAAATCATAAGCGATTTAGTAACTACTTTGACGCAACGATTGCCACCTGCTGATATCACTCCAGCAGAACTGATGAAACGAACCTGGTGGACCGGTCCAGAATTATTTTTGCTTATCGACGACCTTGATATGTTACCTGACAGTGTTATGCATCCGCTTCTGCAACTTATGGCACATAGTCGTGATATTGGATTGCACGTTGTTATAGCACGCAAAGTCGGTGGCATACAAAGGGCGCTGTATCAACCATTTCTTTCCCAGATCAAAGATCAATCACCTATGGTGCTGATACTAGATGCTGATAAAGATGATGGAGTCATTTTTGGAGTGCGTCCTGTGCATCAGATACCAGGCAGAGCACAGTGGGTGCAAAGAGGAGTTCATATGGGATCTATCCATATTGCTTGTGCACAAGATAATGCTATGGATGGCGTCGATAGCGAATTTTCTGATGGTTCCCATTCTGCTGACCAAGATGACAGCACCGAATAG